One region of Mycolicibacterium insubricum genomic DNA includes:
- the murD gene encoding UDP-N-acetylmuramoyl-L-alanine--D-glutamate ligase, whose protein sequence is MPPLRPGARVLVAGAGMTGRSVLAALEPLGVQAVLTDDRVDALTDAAHGGVEVLDAAAAAARIAEFDLVVTSPGLPPQAPVPAAAAAAGVPVWGDVELAWRLDAAGHYGPPRRWLVVTGTNGKTTTTSMLHAMLVADGRRAALCGNIGRPVIDVLAGSARLGGGGASAASAGGAEGKPGPAHGLAQPGEPADFLAIELSSFQLYWAPSVRPVAGAVLNVAEDHLDWHGSMAGYAAAKAVALSGRVAVAGIDDPTARDLLEQAPAPVKVGFTLDEPQPGQLGVSDGMLVDRAFADAAPLARTDVITVAGPVGVLDALAAAALARAVGVAPDAIAAALEAFEVGRHRAELVGVIDGVAFVDDSKATNPHAAEASLLAYQRAVWVAGGLLKGASVDELVARVAGRLAGAVLIGRDRDVVAKALSRHAPDVPVIHVVTGEDAGVQETSESGVTHVVNVTGAVTGPDIMTAVVGAARELARPGDTVLLAPAGASFDQFTGYAARGDAFAAAVADLGR, encoded by the coding sequence ATCCCACCGCTGCGCCCGGGCGCCCGGGTACTGGTGGCCGGCGCCGGGATGACCGGCCGATCCGTGCTGGCTGCCCTGGAACCCCTCGGCGTGCAGGCGGTGCTGACCGACGACCGCGTCGACGCGCTGACCGACGCCGCGCACGGCGGTGTCGAGGTGCTCGACGCCGCGGCCGCGGCCGCCCGGATCGCCGAGTTCGACCTGGTGGTGACCAGCCCCGGGCTGCCCCCGCAGGCGCCGGTGCCGGCCGCCGCCGCGGCCGCCGGGGTGCCGGTCTGGGGGGATGTCGAGCTGGCCTGGCGCCTCGACGCCGCCGGGCACTACGGGCCGCCGCGGCGCTGGCTGGTGGTGACCGGAACCAACGGCAAGACCACCACCACCTCGATGCTGCACGCCATGCTGGTTGCCGACGGCCGCCGCGCCGCGCTGTGCGGCAATATCGGGCGGCCGGTCATCGATGTGCTCGCCGGTTCGGCGAGGCTCGGCGGAGGTGGTGCGAGCGCAGCGAGTGCCGGCGGAGCCGAGGGGAAGCCGGGACCGGCGCATGGTCTCGCCCAGCCGGGTGAACCGGCCGATTTCCTGGCGATCGAACTGTCCAGTTTCCAGCTGTACTGGGCGCCGTCGGTGCGTCCGGTGGCCGGCGCGGTGCTCAACGTCGCCGAGGATCACCTGGACTGGCACGGCTCGATGGCCGGCTACGCCGCGGCCAAGGCGGTCGCGCTGAGCGGGCGCGTCGCGGTCGCCGGGATCGACGATCCGACGGCCCGGGACCTGCTCGAGCAGGCACCCGCCCCGGTGAAGGTGGGCTTCACCCTCGACGAGCCGCAGCCCGGGCAGCTCGGGGTGTCCGACGGGATGCTGGTCGACCGGGCGTTCGCCGACGCGGCCCCGTTGGCCCGCACCGACGTGATCACCGTCGCCGGCCCGGTCGGGGTCCTCGACGCGCTGGCCGCCGCGGCGCTGGCGCGGGCGGTCGGCGTCGCCCCGGATGCCATCGCCGCGGCCCTGGAGGCCTTCGAGGTCGGCCGGCACCGCGCCGAACTCGTCGGCGTCATCGACGGCGTGGCATTCGTCGACGACTCCAAGGCCACCAACCCGCACGCCGCCGAGGCGTCGCTGCTGGCCTACCAGCGGGCGGTGTGGGTGGCCGGCGGTCTGCTCAAGGGCGCCTCGGTCGATGAGCTGGTCGCCCGGGTCGCCGGCCGGCTGGCCGGCGCTGTGCTGATCGGCCGCGACCGCGACGTGGTTGCCAAGGCGTTATCACGACACGCCCCGGATGTTCCCGTCATCCACGTTGTGACGGGGGAGGATGCTGGGGTGCAAGAGACTTCTGAGTCTGGTGTGACTCATGTTGTTAATGTGACCGGAGCCGTGACCGGCCCGGACATCATGACGGCCGTCGTCGGCGCCGCCCGCGAACTGGCCCGACCCGGAGATACCGTGCTGCTGGCCCCCGCCGGGGCGTCCTTCGACCAGTTCACCGGCTACGCCGCGCGCGGCGACGCCTTCGCCGCCGCCGTCGCCGACCTCGGCCGGTAG